The Obesumbacterium proteus DNA window AGGCAAAAGGAGCCGTTAACAACACGTCTCGACAAAAAATACCCATCTCAGGGAATGCGGTAATATTTTTCAAATCCCAGTGAGGGATCATAACTAGGCCGAGCAGGATAATAATACCCACTTTTATGACAACCATTGGCCCTGATATTTTAAATAGCAGGCGTTCACCACGAGAAGCTATAAACACTAATACCATAAAAACGACCAGTTTATAGACAGCAGAGTCAGACAGAATCTGATCGGTTATCCCAAACGTTTTTAAATATGACGCGCTGTCGTAAATTACTGAAATAGAATAGATAAACATGCCGTGAACCAGCATGATGAAATAGATAATCCCCAGAGCGATCCCCCAGTTTTTACCAAGATACTGGGTGATAATATTAGAGTAGTCTTCACAAATGTCGCTCTCCGAGAGCGTTTTCATATAAAGGTTTTGTAGCATGTAGGTGGCAGGGTAGGCGATTAAAAATGCGACGATAAATACCCAAATGCCTTTCAGGCCGATTTGTACTGGCACTAACACGGTTCCTGCCCCAATTGCCATGCCGATGCACAATAATATCCAGCCAATATCATAGGCCGTGAGGGGAACACTTTTGTATTGCCGCTTTGTTTCACTTAGGGAAGCAATGGTCGACATGAGTTACTCCTGTCTGAATAATCGAGAGAGTCAAAATTGCAGCCGGTGCCTATCTGTTTTATATGCGCGCACTCGACTGTTTCCTCTTAAAGCAGCCACGGCATGATGATAGCTTTGACTATCGTGCTGATGCCGCGGCTGATAAGAGGATAAATTAGCTCAGGTTAATAAATCGCCTTATTAAACGCTTGTTCGAGGTCAGCGATGATATCTTCAGGATCTTCAAGTCCTACAGATATTCTTATTAGGCCATCGGTAATACCGGCTTTCATTCTTTCCTCTGGTAACATAGGTGAATGCGTCATGGATGCAGGGTGCTGAATCAAGGTTTCAGTATCGCCAAGGCTGACAGCAAGCAGGCAAAGTTCAACGGAGTCCATCACGGTTTGCCCTGCTTCAACGCCCCCTTTAATTTCAAAGCTAATCACAGCGCCAAAATTCGACATCTGTTTTTTGCCCAATTCATAGTTTGGATGTTCTGGCAGGCCGGGATAATAAACCTTTGTGACGGCTGAATGCGAGGATAAAAATTTCGCTACCTGCATGGCATTCTGACAATGGCGCTCCATGCGAACGGCCAAGGTTTTTAATCCACGCAGTGTGAGCCAAGCGTTGAAAGGGCTGATACAGCCACCGGTTATATCTTTAACGCCGACAAAGCGCGCTTGATTGATGAATTCTTGGTCACCAACGATCACACCGCCGATCACATCACCGTGGCCATTAATATATTTAGTCACGCTGTGAACCACGATGTCAGCACCAAATTTAAGTGGGTTTTGGCAATAAGGTGACATAAAGGTGTTATCGACGACTAATAATGCATCGTTGGCATGAGCGAGTTTGGCGCTTTGCTCGATATCGATAATGGATAAGGTAGGGTTGGCGGGAGTCTCAATATAAACCACTTTGGTATTTGGTTTTATTGCTGCCTTGATGTTTTCTATATTGGCAGCATCGACGAAGGTGACCTCTATCCCGAATTTAGGCATGCTGTGCGACAATAACGCATGGGTACAGCCATATATTGCCTCAGAAGCCACGATGTGATCGCCTTGTCCACACAGCGTTAGTAGCGTTGATGAAATCGCGGCCATTCCCGATGCGGTGGCTAACGCGGCTTCACCTCCTTCTAATATGGCAATTTTTTCTTCAAGGGCCGTTTGCGTTGGATTCCCAAGGCGGGTGTAGATATATCCCGGTTCCTCGAGGGCAAATCTGGCTGCGCCTTGCTTCGCGTTTTCGAATACGAATGTAGAAGTCTGAAAAATAGGTGTGGCTAGCGCACCGGTTGTTGCATCTGGATGCTGTCCTGCATGGATGGTTTTAGTGTTATAGCCTTTATCGTGCAGTTTCATACTTCGTTGCCTCATTAGGTTAGGTATTGTCCTAATGTATATAGCAATACGTATGCCAGAATTTATTTAATTGAAATGCATAGGTTTTTATATTTAAATGTTTTTCCGCGTAAATAACATTTCCAATACTGGAAATATTGTTTACAGTTTAAAAAATAAATTTTAAAAATTAAAAATACAAACTTCACTTTAAAATAAAAATGTATTTTTCAACACGATTTAGGTGGTCTT harbors:
- a CDS encoding amino acid permease, whose product is MSTIASLSETKRQYKSVPLTAYDIGWILLCIGMAIGAGTVLVPVQIGLKGIWVFIVAFLIAYPATYMLQNLYMKTLSESDICEDYSNIITQYLGKNWGIALGIIYFIMLVHGMFIYSISVIYDSASYLKTFGITDQILSDSAVYKLVVFMVLVFIASRGERLLFKISGPMVVIKVGIIILLGLVMIPHWDLKNITAFPEMGIFCRDVLLTAPFAFFSAVFVQILNPMNIAYRKREEDKQLATYKAIRVHRISYIILISIIIFFSFSFTFSMSHEQAVEAFNLNISALAMAAKVIPGTLVHIMTTLLNIFAVLTAFLGIYLGFQEAVKGILVNLIQRFIPEDKINHKALGLGVYIFIVLLLFAWVSLGFSVVIFFHIGSPLYGIVSCLIPCYLVYKVKKLHKFKGVQTWCVLAFGILLVISPFLKFFE
- the megL gene encoding methionine gamma-lyase, which gives rise to MKLHDKGYNTKTIHAGQHPDATTGALATPIFQTSTFVFENAKQGAARFALEEPGYIYTRLGNPTQTALEEKIAILEGGEAALATASGMAAISSTLLTLCGQGDHIVASEAIYGCTHALLSHSMPKFGIEVTFVDAANIENIKAAIKPNTKVVYIETPANPTLSIIDIEQSAKLAHANDALLVVDNTFMSPYCQNPLKFGADIVVHSVTKYINGHGDVIGGVIVGDQEFINQARFVGVKDITGGCISPFNAWLTLRGLKTLAVRMERHCQNAMQVAKFLSSHSAVTKVYYPGLPEHPNYELGKKQMSNFGAVISFEIKGGVEAGQTVMDSVELCLLAVSLGDTETLIQHPASMTHSPMLPEERMKAGITDGLIRISVGLEDPEDIIADLEQAFNKAIY